AGGTAAGAGAGAAATCATTGAGATGGTGATTACCTCTCTGTTGTGCGGCGGTCATGTACTGCTCGAGGATGTGCCCGGCGTCGGCAAGACGATGATGGCGCGAGCTCTGGCGAAGACGGTGGGCTGCACGTTGAAACGCATCCAGTTCACGCCGGATCTCTTGCCTTCGGATATTATGGGAGTCTCTATTTATAATCAAAAATTACAAGATTTTGAGTTTCGCCCCGGCCCGATCATGGCGAACTTCGTGCTGGCGGATGAGATCAACCGCACCTCGCCCCGCACCCAATCGGCGCTGCTGGAAGCCATGGAGGAAAGGCATGTGACGGTGGACGGCGTGACCTATGAATTGCCGAAGCCTTTCATTTTGATGGCGACGCAGAATCCGATCGAACATGAGGGCACCTTCGCTCTGCCGGAGGCGCAGCTGGACCGTTTTATGATGAAGCTGCATCTGGGATATCCGGATGCGGATGCGGAGATGGAGATGTTGGAGAAGGCGGCGGTTCATCCCATTGAATCGCTGAAGCCCGTCGTAACTAAAGAGGAGCTTCTGGAACTGCAGAAGCGGGTCAAGCGAATCCATGTGGACCGGTCGATCCGTGCGTATATCGTCGATCTCGTTCAACAGTCGCGCATCCACCCATCGCTCTTGCTCGGCGCAAGTCCGCGGGCGGCTGCAGCGCTGATGCATGCAGCGCAGGCCAAGGCGCTGATCGCTAACCGCGGGTATGTGGTGCCCGATGATGTGAAGGCTGTTGCGCATCCGGTGCTGGGACACCGTTTGATCCTGCGGCCGGAAGCCCGGGCTGCGGGCATGAAGCAGGCGGATCTCGTCGATGAGCTGCTGTATTGGGTGCCGGTACCGAATTTTCGGCAGGCGGCAGGTGAGCGGTCATGATGCTGCGCCGGTCTCATGAGCTGCGAAGGATCCGTAACGAAGTCACACATCGTAATGACCATGACGGCCACGCTTATCATTCGCAACGCACTGTTGATGTCTATCGTGATCGCCGCCATCGGAGTCATCGCAAGCACCGCTTCCACCGCGTGGTGCCGGGGGCAGGGTCGTTCTGTGCATGGCTGATTGCGGCCGCCGCTGCGTGGTACTGGGCGCTTGCCCAGGGAGGACAAGCCGCTTGGTTTACGGCAGCGATTACGGGGTTCTTGGTGCTGTATGCGGGGATCGCGGGATGCCTCGGTCTTGTAAAACCAGCGGTATACCGGGACGAAGTGTCCGAGTCGGTGCAGGCCGGTGATCGAGTGAAGGTCGGCTTGACCATACGCCTGCGCTCCGGCTGGTTTCCATTCGTCTGGCTGGTGATTCAAGACAGGTTGTACGATGCGGAGGGCAGAACCGCTTATACGCATCACCGCTTGGTCTATGCGGGATCGCGGAATCGGATCTCAGTGGAATATGAGATCCCGCGGCTGCGAAGAGGGGTGTATACCTACGGAGCGGTAAGTGTCGAGGCGGCCGAGCCGCTGGGCATCATCGGCCGCCGCTGGAGGATGGACGACGCAAGCGGGCGTCGTCTTCTCGTCTATCCGCAGCCGCTTGCCGGGCTGGCGGCGGAGATACCGCGGCGCCTCAGCGAGAGCGGCGCCGCGGTGACGGCGGCGATGGCGGCAGCATCGCCGCTTGTCAGCACCGTGCGCGATTATGCGCACGGGGATCCGCTGCAGCGCATCCATTGGAAGAGCACGGCCCGCACGGGCGGGCTGAAGACGAAGGAGCTGGATGCGCTGCAGGAACGCCGCGTCGCCGTCGTCTTGGACGACGCGGCGGAAGGCTACGGGAGCGGGCCGCTTGGCCGCTCCCGATTTGAGACGGCGGCAAGCGCAGCATGCGCCGTCGTGAAGGCCGCCAAGCAGCAGGGCTTGGCGGCAGTGCTTCTCTGCGGCGGTGCGGAAGCCGCCGCAGAAGAGGCGCCCGGCCCGGCGGAGCGCCGGGCGCTGGAGCTGCTCGCGCATGCTGAGCCGCGGCGGGGCGGACCGCCGCTGGAAGAGGTGCTGCGCGAGCAGGGGATGCGGCACACGGCGTATGTGCCGCTGCTTGTGATCACGCCGCGGCTTGACGCGCGGCTGATCGATCAGATCGGCGCCCTGCGGATGCGCCGTGTGCATGTGTCGCTGCTGTATATCAGCGACACTGAACAATTGGGCGAAGCCGATTCGCAGCGGCTGGCCCAGCTGTCGCTTATCGGCTGTTCAGCCAGCGCCATCGCGGCCCATGGTCCCAGGATCTCGCCGTCTGGCAGTATCAGCCGTGCGGCAGCGGGAGGGGGTGCCGGCGATGTTGGAGTTTCAACTTAGCCAGACGACGCGAACAGCACCAACAGCACGTACCACGCAACCATCACAAACCACACAAACTGAACAAAATGCACACACTGCACAAACGGCGAACCTTGCTCGCTCCAGCATGTCCCGTGCTAAGGATGGAGGAGAACCGTATCCCTGGCTAAGTGCAGGGATCGCTACGCTGCTGCTCTTCGTCTTGCTGACGGAGTGGATTCGGCCGCTGACTCAGCTGGCTATGGTGACGGGCATTCACGTGATCGATCCCTTCCTCATCGCTGTCTTTGGCTTTGTCGCACTGGATTACCTGCGCCTCAATATGTGGATCGCCTGGCCGCTAAAGCTCGTCGTATGCTGGGTGTTGATCAGTTTATTCTACTATGACAGTTTCCTCTTCGACCGTACCTGGTGGCAGGAGTACGGCGCCGTGAGCATGCGCGACCTCGAGCACCTGCTCGCCGGGCATACTGCGGCGATCAGCGGGGAGAATCGCACGCTCTTGCTGCTCGCGGGGTTCTCGCTGATGATCTACTCCCTTCATACCATCATTGTGCGCCGTCAATATGTCGGCTGGTTCGTCACTCTGACCGTGGCTTATCTCGCAGTATTGCAGCTTGGATTCGGACTGGACACGACGCGCGGCGTGATGGTCAGCGTCGTCGCCGGCTTAATCCTGTCGGCGGTTCTAACCCCCCTTCGATGGCGCTCGTTGATCGCAGCTGCTGATGCTCGCAGGAGCGGCTTCGCTGGCGGCAGGCGTTCATCCCGGCAGCAAAGTACGGACCAGGTGCCAAGAAGCAGCAGTGAGTTTGCGATCCCCAGGAGCAAGCAATTAGCTGCCGTGTTGTGCTCGCTCATGGTCATCGGGCTTGCGGTGCTGAGCGGACTGTGGATGACCGCTAATCAGCCGCGCCTGGCCCAGCCGTGGCGGTGGAATGTGCATGCTTTCATCCAGGAGGCAGCATCCCTTGCCCGCGGCTCGCTGCCTTTGAAGACGACGGTGCGAAGCAGCTGGCTGGGCGTCGGCCAATCGGGCTACAGCCCCGGGGAATATACCCTCGGCGGCCAGGTCATTCCGGCGGATACACCGGTCTTCACAGCTCGTTCGGAGACGGTGACCTATTGGCGGGGAGAGAGCAAGGCGTATTATGATGGACGGGGCTGGTCGAATGGAGATGTCGATCAAGCAGTAATCGAAGTGCCGAATCCGACAGCAGAGGGCTCAGGCTCTGATCGAGGGACCGATGCCGGAAGATCCGTCTTCTCACATGACACTATCATCATACAGGAGATCAAAATGGACGAAACCGCTTCTTGGTTCCTGGAGAATACGCTGTTCTCCGGCGGAGAGATCCTCTCCGCAGAAGTGCTGTCGGTATTCAGCAGCAACAGCAGCGACCGCGTCAACGACAGCAATGGGAGCGCGAAGACGGAGACGGGAACAGCTGCGGGACGAAGCTCTTACTTGCTGATGCTGGACCCAGCTTCCCAGCAATATTGGATCGAAGCCGCGGACAGCCATGTGAGGAGTTACCGAGTCAAGGTACGCCCTATCCCCCATGACAGCTTCGAATCGGCTCGGATCGATCGTCTCTATCGCGAGGCCGCGGCGGACGGCTTGCAGATCCCGCTGCCGGAAGAGGAGAAGCGCCGTTATCTGCAGCTGCCGGAGTCGATGAGCACGCGTGTCTATGAGCTGGCGAGCCGGATCACTGCGGGGTCGGACACCGATCTTGCCCGGGCCCGTGCGCTGGCTGAGTACCTGCGCTCCAATTATGCCTATGATCTGGACGGGCATGGGAAACCGGCGGAAGGGATGGATTTTGTTGAGTATTTTCTATTTGAGAGTCCCTTTGGTTATTGTGATCATTTTTCCACTTCGATGGTGGTCATGCTGCGTATGAACGGCATAGCTGCCCGCTGGGTCGCGGGATTCGCGCCAGGGAATCTGACGATGGAAGATAACGGCGAGGTGCGGAGTGATGTGCGGGC
This genomic window from Insulibacter thermoxylanivorax contains:
- a CDS encoding DUF4129 domain-containing transglutaminase family protein translates to MSRAKDGGEPYPWLSAGIATLLLFVLLTEWIRPLTQLAMVTGIHVIDPFLIAVFGFVALDYLRLNMWIAWPLKLVVCWVLISLFYYDSFLFDRTWWQEYGAVSMRDLEHLLAGHTAAISGENRTLLLLAGFSLMIYSLHTIIVRRQYVGWFVTLTVAYLAVLQLGFGLDTTRGVMVSVVAGLILSAVLTPLRWRSLIAAADARRSGFAGGRRSSRQQSTDQVPRSSSEFAIPRSKQLAAVLCSLMVIGLAVLSGLWMTANQPRLAQPWRWNVHAFIQEAASLARGSLPLKTTVRSSWLGVGQSGYSPGEYTLGGQVIPADTPVFTARSETVTYWRGESKAYYDGRGWSNGDVDQAVIEVPNPTAEGSGSDRGTDAGRSVFSHDTIIIQEIKMDETASWFLENTLFSGGEILSAEVLSVFSSNSSDRVNDSNGSAKTETGTAAGRSSYLLMLDPASQQYWIEAADSHVRSYRVKVRPIPHDSFESARIDRLYREAAADGLQIPLPEEEKRRYLQLPESMSTRVYELASRITAGSDTDLARARALAEYLRSNYAYDLDGHGKPAEGMDFVEYFLFESPFGYCDHFSTSMVVMLRMNGIAARWVAGFAPGNLTMEDNGEVRSDVRALHAHSWVEAYIPEVGWIAFEPTPGYADRLGAVSALAVDTAASRDELGSAAPAWWQGPASILITQVSKEVEQMEGDWLTRVHKWTQEQYNEWLSKLPDDISGVQLAIITSAVCALIILGFIARRPLRMMLLQRRIDQRIRGMERRGGTLAVLELLWQDVMRRHGTLKPGQTLREYVLALPLRTEEQRQALIELAHLYETVRYDERLPARISRSRMSRLWRAALG
- a CDS encoding DUF58 domain-containing protein is translated as MLRRSHELRRIRNEVTHRNDHDGHAYHSQRTVDVYRDRRHRSHRKHRFHRVVPGAGSFCAWLIAAAAAWYWALAQGGQAAWFTAAITGFLVLYAGIAGCLGLVKPAVYRDEVSESVQAGDRVKVGLTIRLRSGWFPFVWLVIQDRLYDAEGRTAYTHHRLVYAGSRNRISVEYEIPRLRRGVYTYGAVSVEAAEPLGIIGRRWRMDDASGRRLLVYPQPLAGLAAEIPRRLSESGAAVTAAMAAASPLVSTVRDYAHGDPLQRIHWKSTARTGGLKTKELDALQERRVAVVLDDAAEGYGSGPLGRSRFETAASAACAVVKAAKQQGLAAVLLCGGAEAAAEEAPGPAERRALELLAHAEPRRGGPPLEEVLREQGMRHTAYVPLLVITPRLDARLIDQIGALRMRRVHVSLLYISDTEQLGEADSQRLAQLSLIGCSASAIAAHGPRISPSGSISRAAAGGGAGDVGVST
- a CDS encoding AAA family ATPase — translated: MRSSVLGFDQQHELIENMIENVSRVIKGKREIIEMVITSLLCGGHVLLEDVPGVGKTMMARALAKTVGCTLKRIQFTPDLLPSDIMGVSIYNQKLQDFEFRPGPIMANFVLADEINRTSPRTQSALLEAMEERHVTVDGVTYELPKPFILMATQNPIEHEGTFALPEAQLDRFMMKLHLGYPDADAEMEMLEKAAVHPIESLKPVVTKEELLELQKRVKRIHVDRSIRAYIVDLVQQSRIHPSLLLGASPRAAAALMHAAQAKALIANRGYVVPDDVKAVAHPVLGHRLILRPEARAAGMKQADLVDELLYWVPVPNFRQAAGERS